A segment of the Cyanobacteriota bacterium genome:
CTTTGGCTTTAAGGTCTTGAGCAATAATTGCTTGGATTTTGTCATTGTCACTTTCTCCATTACAGATGGGATCGTGTTGTGTCGAAATCAAGATAGTCTCAATTCTAGTTGCTTTGTCATCTTCATATTCAAGTGTGACTTGTGCTTTGGCATCAGGTCTTAGGTAATGAATTTCTGGGTCATTTTTGCGAACATCTGCAAGTTTTTGCATGAGGCGATGCGATAGCGTGATAGCAAGTGGCATTAATTCTACGGTTTCATCACAAGCAAAACCAAACATGAGTCCTTGGTCACCAGCACCAACTGCGTCAGCTGGGTCTTGTGAACTTGTCTCGCGAGCTTCTTTGGCAGTAGTTACTCCTGCTGAAATATCAGGTGATTGTTGGTCAATACTCACCATGACAGCGCAGGTATCAGAGTCAAAACCGCCACCTGATTTTTTGTGATAACCAATTTCACGAACTTTGTTTCTGGCAATCTCACTGATTGGTGCATAAGCGGTTGTGGTGATTTCACCACCGACTACAATTAAACCTGTGGTACAAAATGTTTCACAAGCAATCCTTGCTTCTTGGTCTTCAGTAAGAATTGCATCTAATACAGCATCTGAAATTTGATCACAGATTTTATCTGGGTGACCTTCACTAACTGATTCTGAGGTAAATAGGTATTTTTTTGACATGGGATGAATTTTAGCATAGCCACCCGTACCAGGTACGGGTGGCTAGGTATTTTGGTCTAGTCCGTCAATTGGAGTTAAAATCTAGTCTATTTTGCTCATATTAGGAGGGATGGCAAACTCAAGCATAGAAGAATTATTGACTGAAATCCTGGTAATCAAGGACTTGTACGTCTGTGGCAGAATGAATCAATCGATCTGTCATGCAGTCGTTGGAGCTGGAGACAAAGAACAGTTCTCTGCCAAAAATTGGTCGCAATATGAAGACCTTAGCGATTCCTATGTTAAAGACTCGATTTCTGAATTATTATTTAGACGTGACGATATCGTAGAGCAAGTTGCTCAGTGTGGTTCTGTTTCAGTGAATGTCATTTATGACACGAGTTATATCGATTTTGATGATGATCTTATCAATGACATGATGCAAGATTTTTATGGTTCTAAGGATTCAGTTGCTTTTGCAAGTTCTTATAACTATTTTGCGGAAGATTTTAACGCGATACTTTCTGAGTTTGTTTTAGAAGATTAGACATCATTAGCAAAACAAAGTTTTGCTAATGATGTCGCTTTAAAAAAGGTAGCAACCGCAACGAATGTTGCGTTTGCTTTAAGGATAATTCCGACTTTTGCAGTAAGTCTATTTAAGTTAGGACTTACTGCTCGGCAACCCAATTGGCTAATTCTATTAGCGCAGTTTTATATTTAGTTGTTTCAAGAAACTCGATTGCTGTAATTGCTTTTGCACAATGTTGTTTGGCTAATTCTTTACAGTAGTTAATTGATCCAGTTGTTTCAATTAATTCAAGTACTCTTGTACTAAACTCAGTTTTGTCACTTGCCATTTGGTTAATAATTGTGACTAATTCAGTATGGGCAGTTTGATCATTGGCTGCAAGTTGTTCAAGGCAATGAAGGAGTGGTGCAGTGACTTGTCCTTCTTTCAGGTCAGAGCAAGCCGGTTTGCCCAGCGTCTGAGTATCTGAATTGTAATCTAAAACATCATCAATGATTTGAAAAGCTAAGCCTAATTCTTTGCCGTAGTTGGCGCAAGCTTCTATTTGTGGGTTTGCTAGCTTGATTGCAACAGCCTTGGTACTCGCTTCAAATAATGAAGCTGTTTTTTTATAAGTCTTAGAGTAGTAGTAATCCCAATCTACTTCTGTTGAGAACTTACGTTCTACTTGTCTAATCTCACCATCACAAAGATCTTCTAATACAGAAGCATAAAGCATGGTTATTTCATTGATGCCAAGTCGTCCAAGATTGACAGCTGCTCTTGCAAACATGAAGTCACCGCTAATTACTGTAATAGCGTTGTCAAACTTACTATTGGTGTTGGCTTTGCCGCGACGGATGAGTGAATTGTCGATAATGTCATCATGTACCAAGCTTGCTGTGTGAATTAATTCACTAATCTCAGCAATCAAAAAACTTGCTTCATCAATATTCTGGTTAAATGCTCTCATAAGAAGAAAACTGAGGGCAGGTCTTAGTCGCTTACCACCTGCTGCAAAAATTTCTTGCAAAATAGAACAAAGTGCACGGGAGCTTGGACTGATTTCATTGATTAAGCGATTATCAAGCTCTTGTAAGTCAGTGGCAACTGGCTCTAGTATCTCTTTGATAGTTTTGATCTTTAGGTCGAGCACTTCTGTTATTGTAGCAAACCTTCAAGGTTCCACTGAAGGACAAAGTCTCAACCCTTATCCATTAGACCTGTACATCGAAACACAGTTTCGATGTACAGGTCGCTCAAAAAAAGGTAGCAACCGCGCGGAATGCGCGTGTTGCCTTTGGAGATAATTTCGATTTTCAAAACAAGTCTATTTGACATCTTTTGAACCTGCTTGCGCTAGAATTAGGAAATCTTAGATCGAGAATATATCGCAAGAACTATAGAATTGGCAAAAACAATTGCTGAGACTGAAGTTCCTGTGGCTGCAATCATTGTTAAAAATGGTGAGATTATTGCTGAAGCTTTAAATACCAGAGAACGAGATTCTTCAATTTTGGGACATGCCGAAATTAACGCAATTGAAGAAGCTGTTGCTCAGACTGGATCTTGGAACTTGGAAGGAGCGAGTATCTATGTGAATTTGGAGCCTTGTGCTATGTGTGCCGGTGCTATTTTGCAAGCACATATAAAGAAGGTCGTATTTGCTGCTTTTGATTCTAAATCAGGTGCTTTTGGCTCGCGTCATAACCTTGCTACCAAAAATATGGAAATAATAGGTGGGATTATGGAGGAAGAGAGTTTGCATCTTTTGCGTAAGTTTTTTGAAAGTAAGAGGCAAACCTGACTACTGGCTAGCCAATGATTTTGTAATCACCATCTAATCTATCTAAAAACGCAGCTGGTTTCATTAAAATTTCATCGAGTCGATTAAAGTGAGTCTCTCTATAAAGTCTGCTTACTTGAGCTTTCTTGATATTGTTTCTGCAATAGGCACTAATGAAGAGATTAACACGAGGGTTTTCTATTCTAAGTGATTTGGTGTCAACACCAAAATAGTCAAAGAGATGCGTGAACCTTAATTCGATTGCTTTTTCGCTCACTTCAAAAAGTTCGGCAATAGTTTTATTGGAGAAACCAACACAACACAAAATGAGAGTCTGTTCTAGTGATTCAGTGAGGTTTTCAATATAGCGCATTGATGTATTTGTATGGATTTCGCAGATGTCAGTGGCAATGAGACTCGTTAATAAACGCAATCTGGGATTGAAAATTTTGCTAAGATCTTTATATTCTTTGCCTGCTTTATTACCGAGTTTGGTATTGATTTCGTTGAGAATTCTTTCAACACTTTTGATTGAGATATCAAGTTCTTCGGCAATAGCATTGTTACTGAATCCGTGAGCAAGAGCTTCAATTAATGCAAGCCTACCGGTCTTGAAAAACCCAGCTGGTTTAACTAGAATTTCTACTTCTATTGGAAAGTTGGCCAATTAGTCTTGTAATTCCTTAACGTCTTTAATTACTTGGGCAACATGCTCTGCTGGTTTGACTTTGATATAGTGTTTAACTATTTTGCCTTGAGGATCAATCAAAAAAGAATCTCTTTGAATACCCATATATTTTTTGCCGTACATATTTTTTTCAACCCAAACACCATATTTTGCTACAACTTCTTTATCTACGTCAGCAAGTAATGGATATTTGAGTTTGTATTTATCCGAGAATTTCTCGTGTTTTGTAACATCATCACAACTAATGCCGAGTATTTGAACGCCAAGCTTGGTGAGTTTTGCCATATTGTCTTTAAAACTACAAGCTTCAGTAGTACAACCAGGAGTCATGTCCTTTGGATAGAAGAAAATAATGACATAGGAACCCTTGAAATCTTGGAGATTTACTATCTCACCGCTCTGATCTTGCAATTTTATGGCTGGTGCCTTCTTGCCGAGTAGTTGAGTTTCAGTAGTCATATCAATGATATTTTAGCATGGGATGAATTTTTTTTGAAAATAGGCTAAAGGTTCTAGGTAAATAGGCCGATAGAATGAATTAGTCTGGGCTACAAGGTTTAGACAAGACGGAGAACACACACCATGATTAGTATAAACACAAACACGCAAAGCCTATTCGCTCAAAGAGCGCTAGGTAATAATACATTTGATTTGCAAAAATCAATCGAGAGATTATCCACTGGATATCGAATTAATAGAGCTGGCGACGATGCCGCCGGATTAAGTATCGCTCAGGGGTTAACTTCTGACATCAAAGGCTTCCAAATGGCTAAAAGAAATATTGGCGATGGTATTTCGGCTATTCAAACGGCAGAGGGCGCAGTTGCAGTTATTCAAGACAATATGCAACGAATCAGAGAACTAGTGGTTCAAGGACTTAATGGAACCAACTCTGCTGATGAGGCTGATGCGCTTCAAAGAGAAATTAACGAAAGAGTTAACACTATTGATGAGATTGCGCAGGCAACAAAGTTTAATGGAATAACTCTTCTTTATGACAACGATGCGGCTACTGATAATATAAGCTTGCAGACAGGTACGAATGATGGTGATACTACTGCCATTACCTTAAGACGAGGACAGACTGCCAATGTCGGTATTGAGATTGATATAACTCAGGCTAGGACAGGTACCACTGCAGACGCTGGATCAATAGTTGAAGGTACTGCTGCAAGCTTTGTGCTTCATGGTATTCACCTTGGTGTAACAAGCATGGCTGTAGATTCAGCAGGTGGTGTTACTAGTAACAACACTGCAACTGTGTCTGATATTGATCAGGTGATTGATAATTTATCAAGAATGAGATCATACCTTGGTGCTGTTCAAAACTCATTGGAGTCTAAGTCTGAATACACTGATATTGCAGCAGAGAATGCAGCCGCTTCACTATCAAGAATTCAAGACGTAGATGTAGCTTCAGAAAGTAGTAACTTGGTGAGAAATCAAATCTTGCAACAGACTGCTGGAGCGATGTTGGCTCAGGCTAATAATTCTCCGCAGATAGCACTTAGTTTACTTCCGTAAATAATATAGTTTTTCAATTCGAGGGAGCGTGTCAGGCCTGGTGTAAACTGGGCCACTTTTTCAATCACGCCTTGTAACACAATGACTTAGCACAATTGATTTGTGGTAAGCAATTTTTTTTGGACGGTATCCTGATAAAAAAGATAATTTTTTTTTGAAAAACATTAAAGTTGCTAGGTTAAATGACCGATAGATAGAGTAGAGGACTTTCAGGGGAAGTCTAATAAACAAAGTACTAAGACGCATGGGGTTGTTGACACGCAGAAAACAAAGTTTTCTAGTCGGGTCCATGAAAAAGGTTCTTAACAAGCTGTCATAGTGCTATATATGGGGGGGAATGGATATGTCCATTGTCATTAATACTAACGTACAGAGCTTGTTTGCTCAAAATGCTTTATCGAAGAATACTTCGAATTTACAAAAGTCAATAGAAAGGCTTTCAACTGGATATAGAATAAATCGTGCGGCTGATGATGCTGCAGGTTTAACAATTGCTCAAGGCCATACTTCTAAGCTGCGTGGCTTGCAGCAAGTAGAGAGGAATATTGGTGACGGTATTTCTTTATTGCAAACGGCTGAGGGAGCTGTTTCGATTGTCCAAGAGAATTTACAAAGGATTCGAGAATTGGTGGTGCAATCTGCCAGTGGTACCAATAGCTCTGATGAGCTTGATGCTATACAGCGAGAAATTAATTCATTAGTGACAACTATTGATGATATTGGTACAGATACTACTTTTAACGGTGTCGCTATAATTAAAAGTGCCAGTAATGTAACTTTGCAAACAGGTGCAGATGATGGCCAGACCACTAGTATTGTTTTGGCTGGTGGTACTGCTGCAGGTATTCACATAGATAGTAGCGTTACAACGGCTGGTAGTATTGGCGAAGGTGCTGCCTTTAACCTTGATGACTTGCATGTTGGTGGTACGGTTAATAGTAATGGTGGTACTACAACCATTACAACTAGTCCACTGACTGGGATTGATATTATGATCGACAATGTTGCCAGGATGACTTCATACTTGGGAGCCGTGGAAAATGGATTGGAGTCTAAGCTTGATTATACGAGTGATGCGATCGTCAATGCTTCTGATGCCTTATCAAGGGTGATGGATGTGGACGTTGCTGCTGAATCGAGCTTATTAGTGCGAAATCAAATATTGCAACAAACCTCTGCAACAATGTTGGCACAAGCGAATAACATGCCTTCATTGGCTTTAACTTTATTACCGTAACTAAGAATACATTGAGAACATTGTTGTTTTGCGAATTTTTGATTTTTTTTGAAAATAGGCTAAAGAATCTAGGTCATATGACCGATATAACTAGTATAGCTGTGAGAACAGCATATGTGAGGGAGACAAAATGCCAATTTCAATAAATACAAACACACAGAGTCTATTTGCTCAACGAGCACTTAGTAACAATACTTTTGATTTGCAAAAATCAATTGAGCGATTGTCCACTGGATATAGAATCAACCGAGCTGGCGATGATGCCGCAGGTCTATCTATTGCACAGGGGTTGACTTCTGAGATACGAGGTTTTCAAAAAGTACAACAAAATATTGGCGACGGTATTTCCTTTTTGCAAACGGCCGAAGGAGCTTTGGGAGTTGTTCAAGACAACTTACAAAGAATTCGAGAACTAGCTGTTCAGGGAGAGAATGGAACTAATTCGGATGATGAGCTTGATGCGCTTCAAAGAGAAATCAATGAACGAGTTAATGTAATTAGTGCCTTGGCAAGTGACGTAGCATTTAATGGCAATACTCTTTTGAGTGGTGCTGCTAATTATACCTTGCAGACTGGTGCTAATGATGGTGATACAACCACTTTGGCATTTGCTTCTGGTACTGCTGCAACAG
Coding sequences within it:
- a CDS encoding methionine adenosyltransferase — encoded protein: MSKKYLFTSESVSEGHPDKICDQISDAVLDAILTEDQEARIACETFCTTGLIVVGGEITTTAYAPISEIARNKVREIGYHKKSGGGFDSDTCAVMVSIDQQSPDISAGVTTAKEARETSSQDPADAVGAGDQGLMFGFACDETVELMPLAITLSHRLMQKLADVRKNDPEIHYLRPDAKAQVTLEYEDDKATRIETILISTQHDPICNGESDNDKIQAIIAQDLKAK
- a CDS encoding polyprenyl synthetase family protein, producing the protein MLDLKIKTIKEILEPVATDLQELDNRLINEISPSSRALCSILQEIFAAGGKRLRPALSFLLMRAFNQNIDEASFLIAEISELIHTASLVHDDIIDNSLIRRGKANTNSKFDNAITVISGDFMFARAAVNLGRLGINEITMLYASVLEDLCDGEIRQVERKFSTEVDWDYYYSKTYKKTASLFEASTKAVAIKLANPQIEACANYGKELGLAFQIIDDVLDYNSDTQTLGKPACSDLKEGQVTAPLLHCLEQLAANDQTAHTELVTIINQMASDKTEFSTRVLELIETTGSINYCKELAKQHCAKAITAIEFLETTKYKTALIELANWVAEQ
- a CDS encoding nucleoside deaminase, which translates into the protein MARTIELAKTIAETEVPVAAIIVKNGEIIAEALNTRERDSSILGHAEINAIEEAVAQTGSWNLEGASIYVNLEPCAMCAGAILQAHIKKVVFAAFDSKSGAFGSRHNLATKNMEIIGGIMEEESLHLLRKFFESKRQT
- a CDS encoding LuxR C-terminal-related transcriptional regulator → MANFPIEVEILVKPAGFFKTGRLALIEALAHGFSNNAIAEELDISIKSVERILNEINTKLGNKAGKEYKDLSKIFNPRLRLLTSLIATDICEIHTNTSMRYIENLTESLEQTLILCCVGFSNKTIAELFEVSEKAIELRFTHLFDYFGVDTKSLRIENPRVNLFISAYCRNNIKKAQVSRLYRETHFNRLDEILMKPAAFLDRLDGDYKIIG
- the bcp gene encoding thioredoxin-dependent thiol peroxidase, which encodes MTTETQLLGKKAPAIKLQDQSGEIVNLQDFKGSYVIIFFYPKDMTPGCTTEACSFKDNMAKLTKLGVQILGISCDDVTKHEKFSDKYKLKYPLLADVDKEVVAKYGVWVEKNMYGKKYMGIQRDSFLIDPQGKIVKHYIKVKPAEHVAQVIKDVKELQD
- a CDS encoding flagellin; amino-acid sequence: MISINTNTQSLFAQRALGNNTFDLQKSIERLSTGYRINRAGDDAAGLSIAQGLTSDIKGFQMAKRNIGDGISAIQTAEGAVAVIQDNMQRIRELVVQGLNGTNSADEADALQREINERVNTIDEIAQATKFNGITLLYDNDAATDNISLQTGTNDGDTTAITLRRGQTANVGIEIDITQARTGTTADAGSIVEGTAASFVLHGIHLGVTSMAVDSAGGVTSNNTATVSDIDQVIDNLSRMRSYLGAVQNSLESKSEYTDIAAENAAASLSRIQDVDVASESSNLVRNQILQQTAGAMLAQANNSPQIALSLLP
- a CDS encoding flagellin, with amino-acid sequence MDMSIVINTNVQSLFAQNALSKNTSNLQKSIERLSTGYRINRAADDAAGLTIAQGHTSKLRGLQQVERNIGDGISLLQTAEGAVSIVQENLQRIRELVVQSASGTNSSDELDAIQREINSLVTTIDDIGTDTTFNGVAIIKSASNVTLQTGADDGQTTSIVLAGGTAAGIHIDSSVTTAGSIGEGAAFNLDDLHVGGTVNSNGGTTTITTSPLTGIDIMIDNVARMTSYLGAVENGLESKLDYTSDAIVNASDALSRVMDVDVAAESSLLVRNQILQQTSATMLAQANNMPSLALTLLP
- a CDS encoding flagellin — translated: MPISINTNTQSLFAQRALSNNTFDLQKSIERLSTGYRINRAGDDAAGLSIAQGLTSEIRGFQKVQQNIGDGISFLQTAEGALGVVQDNLQRIRELAVQGENGTNSDDELDALQREINERVNVISALASDVAFNGNTLLSGAANYTLQTGANDGDTTTLAFASGTAATGVHITVGATTVGSLGEGAIDLDTFHVGGSGNVTAVGGGTTSLGTIANIDSMVDNVSRMRSYIGAMQNSLDSKLEFASIAIENASASRSRIMDVDVASESSVLVRNQILQQTAGAMLAQANNSPQLALSLLP